TCCCTCTTTATCATCTTCTTTACCATTAGTGgttgaattttgttttgattcttCTTGTGGGCTTCCTCTAAAAAGAGTATAAAAACTCAAAGCGAATgcaattaacaaaattgaataccAAAGTAAGAATTTAAAGAAGTTCCATGAAACTGTTTTTAACATAACAATATTCGTGGATAAACTTGGATGTTGTCCAATTAATAAAACCAATTCTAATGCCGataataaaattgcaattgcACTTAATTGTTGTCGAATATGTTCTCGTGGTTCATGGAATACAATCGTAAATGCAACAACGATCAATGGTATTTCTAaccaattttcataattaatgaaataaatcttTGGTGATaccaataattgaaataattctcGCAAACTTAACACAATACAACCAATTAACAATAATACACTTAATACCCTTGCCAAAGGATCATCTTGACGATCCTCAGACGATTGTCCATAACCGattaatatataacatattaaaagtaaacaaaatgtTACGTAAAACGCAAGATTTGTGTAAAATAACCAACTAATACGttgccattttaaaaataaaaagcttgttaACACCGGATGTTTTAATAAGTGACGTAGCTCAGGATTTTGTGTCATATATAACAATGCATCGGTTTCCGGtgctaaaaattgattattttgaattgtataattgttattattcggTGGTgacatttcaatattttcatcatCGATTGGTATCGAACATTGTGTatcgatatatttattattcgaatTATTTGGTGGTACAAGAAAATCGTAATTGAAGGTGATTTCATAATTTTCGTCAGTACAACGTTCGTCGTTCGTATTTAAACACTCATCTAAGTAAGAATGTAACGTTGCTGGTGGTATATCAGCTAGAGGCGGTTCTTTGAATGTATTACATATTGAAACACAAGCTCCTGCACGTAATAACTGTAATATCGAATCATGATCTGAATTTCGGGCTGCATAATGTAATgctgtattattttttacatctaCCGTATTTACATTAATTCGTGAATCatgtaataataaatctaaACATATAccataatcaatttttggattctgtGATGTGGTTGTCATATATTTAACTACTGTGTGCAAAATTGTACTTGGTACAATAATACCAGAATgtgctaataatttttttagtataatatgaTAGCCCTGTAAACAGGCAATTTCGATAGGTTTTTGTAGATTATTTGCATGACTAATATTTGGATTTGCACCTTTCACTAATAAACGTGCGACACATTTATCTAAACCTTTTTCACATGCTAATTGTAACAGTGTATATAATCCGTTATTAGAATCAAGTATATCACTTCCAGAGGTGTTGATGTAATTTTTGAGTTGTTCAATAAAATCTTCTTCGTTACATTGACtcagtaaaatatataatttggatTTGTTTGTTTCAGAACGTTTTTCAATGTACTTGGGTAACGTTTTCGtgtatagatttttatttaatatcaaatcaCGTGCTGTTTTACCGCTACGATCTTTATACGAGTCAATATCGACGTTAATTATTGATTGTTCCAAAATGAGTGCAACTATTTGTTTGTAGCCATTTTTCGCTGCTAAATAAATAGGTGTTGCGCCTTTTGCATCAGGAATATTTACGTCAGCATTCGCTTTTAATAATAACTGTATACATTCGATATATTTATCCAAATTATCCTCATCGTCGACAATTTGTTTGATAATTAACGCCAGAGGAGTATTACCTTGACTTAAAATATTCACATCCAATTTTGGTTCACGTAATAAACGTTTCACTATCTCACTGTCAGCTCGTTCCACTGCAAAATGTATCGCTGCACGATTAtgatgtgtatttattaaatttggattTGCACCATGGCGTAATAGTAAATCAACAAATTCCGGTGTGTGTTCACAACATGCTAATTCTAAACATGTTTTATAATCAGGATACTCGTAACAATAATTTACATCCACTGCAgaacttgttataatttttttaaatgttatgatATGACGATTACGTAATGCATTTAATAATTGTTGTTGATTATCGGATTTTGTACATAAACTGTTTGTACGTTCGAGTATGATTGTTGATGGACGTTTTGTGGCCGATGTTCGAAATATGTTTAATTCgtgattttccatttttgtgATGTGATTTTGATTCGatctttttcaaaatagatctgaaaataaacaaaaataatgttattttttatttaaaaattgggtGTTTATAAGtacaaacgaaaaattttaggaATAATTTCCCCAATTATGTTAttcagttttgattttttaacccccgaaacaACCCgcggcatcgtagctcctaaatggGTGAAcaaaaagtgttcttagctatgtttcaagtgcgagtttagggttccgtacccgaaataactaaaaaagCGGCAATGAacttaaaagaacaaaaatcggTTCAAGGAAAAAACCGCATTTACcgagagttttttaaattttctaaatttcacttatttaaatagATCCGATTGAAAGATGTTCtggcataaaattaaatttatggtttaGTACTTTTAGTAATCCAATGCCGAAGGttaaaagcataaaattttgaagggataatttataatatgttaaaatgaCATGAACtgcttttataaacattttaaattggaaaaataaatcatttatttatacgaTTATTTGAATTAGCCACTAATTTGTATGACTCACGACAACTCTGCAATCAGGATACTACAgttttgtttgttattgttatttgcTCTATCTATCGTCGTTTCGTCTCACTCAGCTTCACTTTTTGAGAATTGATTGCTCTTAAACTAAATCGGTCCatgatatattcaaattttaagtctTTTGATTAGAtctactttttgaatttttcattttagaaatttatttaaaacagaagAATTctgtgtattttgttttaaaaggaattcttataataaattcaCTGAAGGATTAAGCGGAAAAGCGAATTAGGCAACTGCCAAATTTGTACGAGAAGGGCGAAACATGGTGATACCAAGTTCTTTTACGAAGACTAAACAAAAAAGTGGGAAAaggcaaatttttataagaaggGTCGCATACAAAGGGGCGGTCAGGATGATTTACGAAGATTCGCCTGATTTTCAAATCGTCTAGGGGCCCCGATATGGGTTAATCCAGCACTGAATAAATTGAGAACGTCCCTTAATCTTAAAAGGACTACTAGTTGTAATTAGTATGgtaatttttacttataaataaatattagtttgaaAATGTGATTAAGTCTGACATAAAAAGATGCAGATGACTTACgtttatgcaaatatttatttaattctcattttgttttgaataaaatttatcattttttaataaattttgaaaatcagaaTCCTGAGATTtggatacataaaaaattaataattttagcaCGTATTTTcgaactattattaaaaaaaaaattgaaaaatgaatgtttGACAATTGATGTTAATGTTTAACGAAGTATGCAAAATAAGAACGTTAAAAATTCCTAATTGACCAGAGAGGAAGGTACTTAAACATTGACTGCATCGAGTATTAACATAgggattacatataaaactctattttgcaagaaagagacgagcaacaatctttgaatgcttataattttttcgtttttgatcatttaactttcaaaatttgttatggtatcaagtgtacttttgcatttttatgaataatatagtACATTTTATATC
The Chrysoperla carnea chromosome 4, inChrCarn1.1, whole genome shotgun sequence genome window above contains:
- the LOC123297249 gene encoding transient receptor potential cation channel protein painless — its product is MENHELNIFRTSATKRPSTIILERTNSLCTKSDNQQQLLNALRNRHIITFKKIITSSAVDVNYCYEYPDYKTCLELACCEHTPEFVDLLLRHGANPNLINTHHNRAAIHFAVERADSEIVKRLLREPKLDVNILSQGNTPLALIIKQIVDDEDNLDKYIECIQLLLKANADVNIPDAKGATPIYLAAKNGYKQIVALILEQSIINVDIDSYKDRSGKTARDLILNKNLYTKTLPKYIEKRSETNKSKLYILLSQCNEEDFIEQLKNYINTSGSDILDSNNGLYTLLQLACEKGLDKCVARLLVKGANPNISHANNLQKPIEIACLQGYHIILKKLLAHSGIIVPSTILHTVVKYMTTTSQNPKIDYGICLDLLLHDSRINVNTVDVKNNTALHYAARNSDHDSILQLLRAGACVSICNTFKEPPLADIPPATLHSYLDECLNTNDERCTDENYEITFNYDFLVPPNNSNNKYIDTQCSIPIDDENIEMSPPNNNNYTIQNNQFLAPETDALLYMTQNPELRHLLKHPVLTSFLFLKWQRISWLFYTNLAFYVTFCLLLICYILIGYGQSSEDRQDDPLARVLSVLLLIGCIVLSLRELFQLLVSPKIYFINYENWLEIPLIVVAFTIVFHEPREHIRQQLSAIAILLSALELVLLIGQHPSLSTNIVMLKTVSWNFFKFLLWYSILLIAFALSFYTLFRGSPQEESKQNSTTNGKEDDKEGEENFFLDPGMSLFKTIVMLTGEFDAASIDFKSFPITSHLIFVMFVFLIAIVLFNLLNGLAVSDTQMIKKDAELVGYVTRIELISYIENMMLGDVPPIGRLIQKICCCVNFQTNFCIKPLASKICLFPNYLPQNKISIKPNQGRKIICKNEKDVQVYTTSYESKITSCCLINWCKDIQMDTRVVKEAKRVINEKNTITEFDDLKKSLSFVYKNISECETHIKLTDKRLDEISEILLNITKILTNNQRISDES